The window ttatattattcctctttttgttttcttttcttttttcagatTTTCTTAATTACTATTTAGAACTTAGCTTTAATAGAAGTTTTCAAACAACAGACTTAGTTTGTTatgaataatatatatgtatttgtCTTTTTAGAAGGTTGCTTTTCTTAATCCATAAATAAATGACAAAGTCATGAGAATTATTGCCCATGAAAGTTAAATTACAGGTAGATTTAGTTTCACAATAAAATGGtgaaaacaaattaattaaaaggaATTCCAACTCTTTCTAATTTGttgatttctttttattcatttatttagtACATCCacacaaaaaattttaaaaattagaatcATCTATCGAATACTTAGTTTaactatatataaaatataagcAATTTCATATTTAATAGTCTTgttaaaaatgtcaaaatttAGACACAATAAAAACACATGACTTTCACATGACGCCAACAAcgaatttatttaatgaaattagattgaggtctacaaaacaaaaaacttaTGTACATTGTTGTAGTATTTGCCACACACTTTGATAATTAAGTCAAAGATTGAAAAAATGTAAAAGTTATAAAACTTGAGAGTATAATTCAAGTTATCTAACATGAAGATACAATGATGTACAAGTGATTAACTTGGTTCTATAAGACTGATTCAAAGCCACtttataataataaacatataaGTCGAAGGGCACAACTTGTTTCTTGTTTAGCTTAGGGTTGTTAGGCTAGAGAATATCTCATATATGTCTCATTAGCATTTTGCTTGAGCTAATCGAGGTCAAATACATCAATTTACTGACTAACACCCTTCCCAAAGCTTTTACATTGGCCTAATTGCTTTTCTCCTTGTTTTACGTCGATTATGTCCTTTAATCTAAAATCATCCATGTCATAATCATTTGTGCCAATTACTCTATAAAATAACTTCGACCAAAATATTATCATGACAACGTGAGAATAACTTAGTAATAAATAACACACTCTTATAATCAAACTTCAAATCTACTTATGAACCATTCCATACTTCATATTATAATAAAAGTAGCAATTTCTTAAGGATAATTATAATGGTTAacaattttaagaataataattaattatataacaatatttttttataaaaaattgtaaatatagcaaaacaaaATGCTGTCATACGCTTAACCATTAATTGCTGATAgatcgatagattttgctatatttgtaattttttttaattaacacCTATCATCATCAAAGCTCCACATAATTTTTCAAATTGTGCGCGTTCAGACATTTAAACATTCAGCCAGAAACGATTGGAACTAGCTTCCAACTTCGTCTCCTTTAAACTTTTCAAAGTCTTCATACATTTGATGCAAACAAgggattttttttcttgtcaGCTCCTTCAATTGGAGATTCACGTGTCGAACAACCCACTGCAAACCCCAAGAAGAACTACGACGAAACCTACCATGGAACCCACCGCAAATCCACGTTATATTTGGCATTATTTCAGGGGAGGATGTTTTATTAGCAATATTGGGCTAATGGACTAGAATCCAAAAGAATGGACCcataaaaaaagtaaagtttAGCAAGAACAAAAAGTAATATTGGGCTAATGGGCTGGAATGCTAATGAATGGCCCATCAGAAAAATAAAGTTGAAAAAAGATTCGACCACAGTGGGAGTCGAACCCACGACCTTTTGATCCGAAGTCAAACGCGCTAATCCACTGCGCTATGCGGTCAATTTGTTAACAAAACatatttcaataaatatatagaaaaagtaattaaacatcgaacataaaataataaagacGGAAAGTAAATATAGACTTtgggaaaaaggaagaaaaaagaattaataacAAAATTGGCATTCTTCATGGCACCCCTTGATTTCAGGATCACACCCCCCTTTGCTTTTTCATCTATTTATGTTATAAAAACACACGtcttttttataaaacaaaaattcaacttacatataaatataaattaaaagagTAAAGCATAGAACTTTTTTCAAATGGTTAAGAATTTAGTGTGTGCTTCATTAGGATGAGTTACATATGGTGAAGTTGTTTATAGCATAAAAAAGTGGAAAAGCAATGAGTCTCCGCCCGCGACGCTGGGTTTCTtgtaattaaactaaaaatgttaaaagttGAATTAATAAGCTTTTTGTTTAGATTAAGAATTAGTGGGTTGTTGTTGAATATTTGGTTTGATGTTGACTCCTTTTTTGTCCCATTTACTTACTTCTTCTCTAATTATTATTTAGCTTACTTTGGTTTGTCCATATTTTGTATCTTAATAACACGTATAAATTAAGATTACAATCTTTAATTAACTTCAAAAATTTtgcaaaattaataataagtaTATAATGTTTTGTTGTCTAACCTACCTCACCGACCTCAAATAATTTAGCTAACTAACCTTGTTAATCCAATTGTAAATTGATGTGTTTCTATGTCGTCTACTCTTTTAAATTGAATTAAGAACATTATCAAACTACTTTTTAACAAGAATTTGTACTAATTACTACTTTTGCAATTAGAACCTATTTTAATAGGTAAGATATTGGCGGGAGAAAACAATATTACACATCACAATACGCAAGAATGTTATGTTGTCATGAATCTAATGGATATATACCATGATtagtatattaaatattattctCCATTTCACACTCAAATCGTTAAATCAcaacaataaataaaagataatagagaaaaagagaatATGTGATGTGAGATATATTTAGTTTGATGCAACAACAAGCTTTActgaaaataaaaatgattacaTACTTGTGTTGGATAATGATTTACTTGATTTTCATGCCCCGCAATTTTACAATTTAACTTacaatgaagaagaaaatattttgatctGCAAGGTTGTCGATGTATATAGTTTACAACTCTCTCCCTCACACTCCCACACgaaatgtcattaaaaaaatatagcCACATGCTAGATGTCACGATTTTACAAAACTTTGCATTAGGTAATGTTGAGTTACATTTTACAAAGTGAATCTAATGTCTCTAGAATACAAATTCTTTTAGGATGTTTCTTTCATCAATTGCAATAACATGTTGATACTTTCTACAATGTGTTGACACTATCTTCACCAACTTACAATTCAATAACTTGTTTCTGCTAATAATAATTAAGTCTTTTAACATATATTGATTTTTGTCTTGTAGTGGTATAATTTTGAAATGAGAATTTTCTATTAAATTCTCTAATTCCTCaaaatttacatttatttttaatgagATTGAATGCAATAATATCTCTCTTGAATCAAACTTGAATAGGGGGAAGACAATTAAAGACATcaaccaaaaataattattagaGAGAATAAACTAAGGAAATTAAACAAGTCAAAATTTTGACTAAATCTTGACCTATGTGACAGTTAACATTGGCTATAAGTGTAtttcttattcatttttttcctccaaaaattaggtttttttaaaaTCCACACTTGGGATTTGTGAAACAATATCCACTAAACAATTCCCATTATTAATTTATTGACACcaatacattatttttaaaaaattaagaccATATAATAAACACAACTCTATGTCATTCATGTTACTAGAAGTGGTAGTAATCATTTCATatcaattatcaaataaaatctttttttttttccttccccAAACCAACCCCCCAACATAAATAATTACATTAAAAACCACCCAAAGaagaaatttttttcaaaaagatcCCATTAATCTCATAGCTTCAAATTATGTAATTATCACCAATTCTTTCTCATGGGTCCctccctcctcctccttcttcttcttcatagtTCCTCATTTTCTCTCTTAGCTTAAAAGCAAAATCCATCCTCTCATTTGCAATCCACAACATGAAAAAACTAGACCTTTTTTGCAAATCTAGAGCTTCCACGGCGGTTCGTTCAAGTTTCGGCCGACGTCCGGTCACCGGAGATGCTCATTCCGGCGATCGGAGAAAAGGGCAGCTTCATTTTGAGAATCATAGAAAGAGTACGAGCTGTTCCAGCACTGTGAATCGAAAGGAACTTAATGATTTACGAAGAAAAAGCTGTGCTGATGCTGATGATTTGAAGAGCCCTGTTTCCGGTTCCTCTGCTCGCTATCTTTTGGGTGATGCGCCGTTCCTTGATTGGTTTCCAGCGGCCTCCGGCGATGAGCCTCCGGCACCGGTGCCGGAGAAAAGGAAGATAATAAGCCACAATTCACAGAAATCTTTTTCGTTGAATCGTTCTTTGACTGTTCATGAATATCGCGGCCTCAAGTCTCCTTCCTCTGTTCTTGAGTCCCCTGTTTTGAAAACATC is drawn from Cucumis melo cultivar AY chromosome 11, USDA_Cmelo_AY_1.0, whole genome shotgun sequence and contains these coding sequences:
- the LOC103490574 gene encoding protein SODIUM POTASSIUM ROOT DEFECTIVE 2-like isoform X2 produces the protein MKKLDLFCKSRASTAVRSSFGRRPVTGDAHSGDRRKGQLHFENHRKSTSCSSTVNRKELNDLRRKSCADADDLKSPVSGSSARYLLGDAPFLDWFPAASGDEPPAPVPEKRKIISHNSQKSFSLNRSLTVHEYRGLKSPSSVLESPVLKTSSLTQSRDQVVVLKVSLNCRGCEKKVKKHISKMEDLS
- the LOC103490574 gene encoding protein SODIUM POTASSIUM ROOT DEFECTIVE 2-like isoform X1, whose translation is MKKLDLFCKSRASTAVRSSFGRRPVTGDAHSGDRRKGQLHFENHRKSTSCSSTVNRKELNDLRRKSCADADDLKSPVSGSSARYLLGDAPFLDWFPAASGDEPPAPVPEKRKIISHNSQKSFSLNRSLTVHEYRGLKSPSSVLESPVLKTSSLTQSRDQVVVLKVSLNCRGCEKKVKKHISKMEGVTSYSVDFTTKKVTIIGDLTPFDVLASVSKVKYAQFWPSPNSSSSSTPQSSSSSSTTF